From Argopecten irradians isolate NY chromosome 2, Ai_NY, whole genome shotgun sequence, the proteins below share one genomic window:
- the LOC138316356 gene encoding toll-like receptor 4, with translation MYLFLLLTTILRTDGRTIGGDADIITPYGSFGVESGQTPNHCTDQNLCLCHLSMYGLVADCSHRKLKYIPKFDANVSFIYLQGNQIRNLSGQGIPYRVKYLDMSRNEMDSIAGPFFHNFNQLRYLDLSQNNLQYNSLIYSGDIFQGLKNLTHLNLKQNNRIFILRSLYFPTSISTLTRLEELLLDGVDLVGFEESFSQLKQLKLLDLSGNSGVCHLRAINSDFFKNVSVLEKLDISNCNIHEIHLGTFRSLKNLNFLNISQNECLTFRVLENVTSDMPYTAIRHLDISRLHCTFGPGTVLHRRDIFDIINTNLTHIYIDSNRLSMLEIGTVKQLPKTLIYISVIDNKLSFGLYDVEMLSSLPNIEVIHAEYQGVPHNFQTGSSDCNDWRAPPASYDVISFGGSSELLSCNRNPLSNIHHSSRIITLIQLPYSVRELFYSHNSMNFELGNIHFRDNNLTYVDLSNNLFHSWKGPLSNLPHVKYVDLSNNFCTYMSKDFVMKENIVETLLLGNNLLGLVLNTDFNGEIFQNLKLLKTLDLSTNHILTLHTAVLRNQYNLEFLNLSNNALVEFGVDLKHMENLKYLDLTFNYLKTVRREQRDQIDQLRHNNITLNLKGNVMSCICEELEFLEWVAKNEKIFQDYHWYKCVFRNGSEVSFTDRTLIELGKSCDSYIGIIAVFSSLILFSLSLIVTGLIYRYRWKLRYLYYMAKTRYKGYRPVVHAEEEDDYQYDAFISYSSDDFQFVRNELLRNLEGNKGLRLCLHQRDFVPGNEIAQNITNAIHQSRKTVIILSKNYLNSYWCMFEFNMARMECIYSRGGHSILVLVFYEDIPARELPLPLLDLIESDSYIEYPTGDVHGTIVFWDKLASSISENTTTTV, from the coding sequence ATGTACCTGTTTCTCCTGCTGACCACTATCCTCCGGACAGACGGCCGTACTATCGGAGGGGATGCTGACATTATCACCCCCTATGGTTCATTTGGTGTGGAGAGTGGACAAACACCCAACCATTGTACTGACCAGAATCTATGTCTTTGTCATCTCTCAATGTATGGCTTGGTGGCTGATTGTTCACATCGTAAACTCAAATATATTCCAAAATTTGACGCCAATGTTTCTTTTATATATCTCCAAGGTAATCAAATTAGGAATCTGTCCGGACAAGGAATTCCATATAGGGTCAAATATCTGGACATGTCGAGAAATGAAATGGACTCTATTGCCGGTCCATTCTTCCATAACTTCAACCAACTCAGGTATTTAGATTTAAGTCAAAACAACTTGCAGTATAACTCTTTGATATATTCTGGTGATATTTTTCAAGGACTTAAAAATTTGACACACTTAaacctaaaacaaaataacagaaTATTTATATTAAGGAGCTTGTATTTCCCTACAAGTATTTCAACTTTAACCAGATTGGAAGAATTACTTTTGGACGGAGTTGATCTTGTTGGATTTGAAGAAAGTTTTTCGCAGCTGAAACAATTAAAACTTCTCGATTTATCTGGGAATTCGGGAGTTTGTCATCTACGCGCAATAAATTCTGATTTCTTCAAAAATGTATCTGTTCTCGAAAAATTGGATATATCAAACTGCAATATTCACGAAATTCATCTTGGGACATTTCGTagtttaaaaaatttaaattttctgAACATTTCGCAAAACGAATGTTTGACCTTTCGAGTTCTAGAAAACGTGACCAGTGATATGCCCTATACCGCTATTCGTCACCTCGACATCAGCCGTTTACACTGTACGTTTGGTCCAGGTACGGTACTACACAGGAGGGATATTTTTGATATCATAAACACTAATTTGACACACATATATATCGATAGCAACCGATTGTCAATGCTTGAAATTGGCACAGTGAAACAACTTCCGAagacattgatatacatatcGGTTATAGACAACAAACTGtcttttggattatacgatgtTGAAATGTTGTCGTCGTTACCAAATATAGAGGTCATACATGCGGAATATCAGGGAGTTCCCCATAATTTTCAAACTGGAAGTAGTGATTGCAATGACTGGCGTGCTCCACCGGCATCCTATGACGTCATATCCTTTGGTGGCTCATCGGAATTACTCAGCTGTAATAGAAACCCATTGTCTAATATTCATCACAGTAGCAGGATAATAACACTAATACAGTTACCGTATTCAGTTAGGGAACTGTTTTATAGTCATAATTCAATGAATTTCGAACTTGGAAACATCCATTTCCGAGACAACAATCTAACATATGTTGATCTAAGTAATAACCTATTTCACTCATGGAAAGGACCATTATCAAATTTACCACATGTAAAATATGTTGATTTGTCAAATAATTTCTGTACATACATGTCGAAGGATTTTGTGATGAAAGAAAACATTGTCGAAACACTTCTGCTGGGAAACAATTTACTTGGATTAGTTCTAAACACGGATTTCAATGGAGAGATATTCCAGAATCTAAAGCTTTTAAAAACGCTTGATCTATCAACCAATCATATTCTAACATTACACACTGCTGTTTTGAGGAACCAGTACAATCTTGAATTTCTAAATCTAAGTAATAACGCTTTGGTTGAGTTTGGCGTAGATCTTAAACACATGGAAAACCTAAAGTATTTGGATCTGACATTTAATTATCTCAAAACAGTCAGACGGGAGCAGCGAGACCAGATAGACCAGCTACGACACAACAATATAACCTTAAATTTGAAAGGCAATGTTATGTCGTGTATATGTGAAGAACTCGAATTTCTGGAATGGGtagcaaaaaatgaaaagatatttCAGGATTATCATTGGTATAAGTGTGTCTTCAGAAATGGAAGTGAAGTATCGTTTACTGACAGGACGTTAATAGAGTTAGGTAAATCATGTGACAGCTATATTGGTATAATTGCAGTTTTTTCGTCTTTAATCTTATTTTCATTGTCGCTCATCGTTACTGGTCTCATCTACCGCTACAGGTGGAAACTGCGGTACCTCTACTACATGGCGAAGACCCGATATAAGGGTTATAGACCAGTGGTGCACGCCGAGGAGGAGGACGACTATCAATATGATGCTTTCATATCCTACAGTTCAGATGATTTCCAGTTTGTAAGGAATGAGCTGTTGAGGAATCTTGAGGGTAACAAAGGCTTACGACTGTGTCTTCATCAGAGAGACTTCGTACCAGGAAACGAAATAGCACAAAACATTACCAATGCTATTCACCAAAGTCGGAAAACtgttatcattttatcaaaaaactaTCTTAACTCATACTGGTGTATGTTTGAATTCAACATGGCGCGAATGGAGTGTATCTATTCCAGGGGAGGTCACTCTATTCTAGTGTTGGTTTTCTATGAGGACATTCCGGCCCGGGAGTTACCATTACCTTTACTTGACTTGATCGAGAGTGACTCTTACATTGAGTACCCAACGGGAGATGTCCATGGTACAATCGTGTTCTGGGATAAGCTAGCTTCATCGATCTCCGAAAACACCACAACTACAGTATAA